A genomic stretch from Mycobacterium cookii includes:
- the mshD gene encoding mycothiol synthase has product MTSPQWRAGLAAEDQQRIREIITAASDVDKVAPVGEQVLRELAQQRTGHLVAVSGGRVVGYLNLATGPGSGMAELVVHPDARRQGIGAAMIRAALAKTDGKNQFWAHGTLESAQATASALGLEPVRELVQMRRSLHGVTEPMVPDGVRIRTYAGTADDAELLRVNNAAFATHPEQGGWSAADLDERRAESWFDPEGLFLAFDPHTDALLGFHWTKVHSDQAGLGEVYVVGVDPAAQGSGLGGLLTAVGIAHLARQLGGSAEPTVMLYVDADNTAALKTYRRLGFNQFSVDTAYAAR; this is encoded by the coding sequence GTGACGTCACCTCAGTGGCGGGCCGGACTGGCCGCTGAGGATCAACAGCGCATACGCGAAATCATTACTGCGGCAAGCGATGTCGATAAGGTCGCGCCGGTCGGTGAGCAGGTGCTGCGCGAGTTGGCGCAGCAGCGCACCGGGCACCTGGTGGCCGTCAGCGGCGGGCGGGTCGTCGGCTATCTGAATCTTGCGACGGGGCCCGGGTCCGGCATGGCGGAGTTGGTGGTGCACCCGGACGCTCGAAGGCAGGGCATCGGTGCCGCGATGATCCGGGCTGCACTGGCGAAAACCGATGGAAAAAACCAGTTCTGGGCACACGGAACACTGGAATCCGCGCAGGCGACGGCTTCGGCGCTGGGTCTCGAGCCGGTCCGCGAACTCGTGCAGATGCGCCGCTCGCTGCACGGCGTCACCGAGCCGATGGTGCCCGACGGGGTGCGCATCCGGACCTACGCCGGTACCGCCGACGACGCCGAGCTGCTGCGGGTCAACAACGCCGCTTTCGCGACCCATCCAGAGCAAGGCGGCTGGAGCGCCGCCGACCTCGACGAACGGCGTGCCGAGTCGTGGTTCGACCCTGAAGGCCTGTTCCTGGCGTTCGACCCACACACCGACGCGCTGCTTGGTTTCCACTGGACGAAGGTGCATTCCGATCAGGCCGGACTCGGCGAGGTCTACGTCGTCGGCGTCGATCCCGCCGCCCAGGGCAGCGGCCTGGGTGGGCTCCTCACGGCCGTGGGTATCGCACATCTGGCGCGTCAGCTCGGCGGTTCGGCGGAACCCACGGTGATGCTCTACGTCGACGCGGACAACACCGCTGCGCTGAAAACGTACCGGCGGTTGGGATTCAACCAGTTCAGCGTCGATACCGCCTACGCCGCTCGCTGA
- a CDS encoding winged helix-turn-helix transcriptional regulator, protein MDLLLLTSEPHPDVVLPSLSLLAHTVRTAAPDVSSLLEAGSADILIVDARLDLPAARGLCRLLGSTGRSIPAVVVVNEGGLVAVNADWGLDEILLPSTGPAEIDARLRLLVGRRGNLQDQEGVGKVSLGELVIDESTYTARLRGRPLDLTYKEFELLKYLAQHAGRVFTRAQLLHEVWGYDFFGGTRTVDVHVRRLRAKLGPEYEALIGTVRNVGYKAVRPTRRLPSGEADGHDSEAEIDNYRDPLPDPLHSQ, encoded by the coding sequence TTGGACCTGTTGCTGCTGACCTCAGAGCCGCACCCCGATGTGGTTCTGCCGTCGTTGTCGCTGCTCGCGCACACCGTACGCACGGCGGCGCCGGATGTTTCTTCGCTGCTGGAAGCGGGCAGCGCGGACATTCTGATCGTCGATGCGCGACTCGACCTGCCCGCCGCCCGCGGCTTGTGCCGGTTACTCGGTTCGACCGGTCGGTCGATCCCGGCGGTCGTTGTAGTGAACGAGGGTGGGCTGGTGGCGGTCAACGCGGACTGGGGTCTGGACGAGATCCTGCTCCCCAGCACCGGGCCCGCCGAGATCGATGCCCGGCTGCGACTACTGGTCGGTCGTCGCGGCAATCTGCAGGACCAGGAGGGCGTCGGCAAGGTCAGCCTCGGCGAACTCGTGATCGACGAGAGCACCTACACCGCGCGGTTGCGCGGACGACCCCTCGACCTCACCTACAAGGAATTCGAGCTGCTGAAGTATCTGGCGCAGCACGCCGGCCGGGTGTTCACCCGGGCGCAGCTCCTGCACGAGGTGTGGGGATACGACTTCTTCGGTGGTACGCGCACCGTCGACGTGCACGTGCGACGGCTGCGAGCCAAACTCGGGCCGGAGTACGAAGCGCTGATCGGCACGGTCCGCAACGTGGGTTACAAGGCAGTCCGCCCGACCCGCCGGCTACCGAGCGGCGAGGCCGACGGCCACGACTCCGAAGCTGAGATCGACAACTACCGGGATCCACTGCCCGATCCGCTGCACAGCCAGTGA
- the pstA gene encoding phosphate ABC transporter permease PstA → MTSILDRPLKARRFTGVSLRRRAANVVATVLVTSSVALALVPLIWVLYSVVTKGFRTVKSTVWWSHSQADMTAFLAGGGAYHAIVGTVLQGLVCAAISIPIGLFVAIYLVEYGGDSTLAKLTTFTVDILTGVPSIVAALFIYALFIATLGFPRSGFAVSLSLVLLMLPVIVRATEEMLRIVPLDLREASYALGVPKWKTITKIVLPAGLSGIITGVFLALARVMGETAPLLLLVGYSQVMNFDMSSGFMGSLPGMMYDQTAAGAGSNPIPTDRLWGAALTLIVLIAVINLGARVGSRVFAPEKLGRSSHG, encoded by the coding sequence ATGACGTCGATCCTGGACCGCCCGCTCAAGGCCCGCAGATTCACCGGTGTCAGCCTGCGCCGCCGAGCCGCCAACGTCGTCGCCACGGTGCTGGTGACGTCGTCGGTCGCGCTGGCGCTGGTGCCGTTGATCTGGGTGCTGTATTCGGTTGTGACCAAAGGATTCCGGACGGTCAAGTCCACGGTGTGGTGGTCGCATTCACAAGCCGACATGACGGCGTTCCTCGCCGGTGGCGGCGCGTATCACGCCATCGTCGGCACGGTGTTGCAAGGCTTGGTGTGCGCGGCCATCTCCATACCGATCGGTCTGTTCGTCGCGATCTATCTGGTCGAATACGGCGGCGACAGCACGCTGGCCAAGCTGACCACGTTCACCGTCGACATCCTCACCGGCGTGCCTTCGATCGTCGCCGCGCTGTTCATCTACGCGCTGTTCATCGCCACGCTCGGCTTCCCGCGGTCTGGTTTCGCGGTGTCGCTGTCGCTGGTGTTGCTGATGCTGCCGGTGATTGTGCGCGCCACCGAGGAGATGTTGCGGATCGTCCCGCTGGATCTGCGCGAAGCGAGTTACGCGCTGGGTGTGCCGAAGTGGAAGACCATCACCAAGATCGTGCTTCCCGCCGGCCTGTCCGGCATCATCACCGGAGTCTTCTTGGCGTTGGCCCGGGTGATGGGTGAGACCGCCCCGCTGCTGCTCCTGGTGGGCTATTCGCAAGTGATGAACTTCGACATGTCCAGTGGCTTCATGGGTTCGCTGCCGGGGATGATGTACGACCAGACCGCGGCAGGCGCGGGCTCCAATCCCATTCCCACCGATCGGCTCTGGGGCGCTGCCCTTACGCTGATCGTGCTGATCGCCGTCATCAATCTTGGAGCCAGAGTGGGCTCCAGAGTCTTCGCACCCGAAAAGCTAGGCAGGAGCTCTCATGGCTAA
- the pstS gene encoding phosphate ABC transporter substrate-binding protein PstS encodes MRRDGLGAALAKALTTGVVGCVVLAGCGSDKNLSGVSPAPTGPVDCGGKSDLTAEGSTAQQNAIALFNKEWAELCPGKNIAYNPTGSGAGREQFIARHVDFAGSESPLSREQIEPATQRCNGNPAWHLPMVFGPVALAYHVDGVTSLVLNSDVLAKIFSGVITDWSDPAIAALNAGVALPDSKITPIYRSDSSGTTDNFQKYLAAAAPNSWTKGAGSEFQGGVGEGAQKSAGIVQAVKSTPGAIGYVEKGFADQSGLPYARIDSGRGGVALTDDAARKAIDGATFAGDGDDLKLDLKSIYSTTVAGAYPLVLATYEIVCSDGYDASTSAAVKSFFTIAADNGQGGLSAAGYVPLPDKFKQRLLAAIRAIQ; translated from the coding sequence GTGAGGCGCGACGGGCTCGGCGCGGCGCTAGCCAAGGCGCTCACGACGGGCGTTGTCGGATGTGTGGTCCTCGCTGGCTGCGGCAGCGACAAGAATCTGAGCGGAGTATCGCCCGCGCCGACCGGCCCGGTGGACTGCGGCGGCAAGAGCGATCTCACCGCCGAGGGATCGACCGCTCAGCAGAACGCGATCGCGTTGTTCAACAAGGAGTGGGCCGAGCTGTGCCCCGGCAAGAACATCGCCTACAACCCGACTGGATCGGGCGCCGGTCGCGAGCAATTCATCGCGCGCCATGTCGATTTCGCCGGTTCGGAGTCGCCACTGAGCCGCGAGCAGATCGAGCCGGCGACCCAGCGCTGCAACGGAAATCCTGCCTGGCATCTGCCGATGGTGTTCGGGCCGGTCGCCCTCGCCTATCACGTCGACGGGGTCACCTCGCTGGTGCTCAACAGCGATGTGCTGGCCAAGATCTTCAGCGGCGTAATCACCGACTGGAGCGATCCGGCCATCGCGGCGCTCAATGCCGGCGTTGCCCTACCCGATTCCAAGATCACACCGATCTACCGGTCGGACTCCTCGGGTACCACCGACAACTTTCAGAAGTACCTGGCGGCGGCCGCCCCGAACAGCTGGACCAAGGGCGCCGGCAGCGAGTTTCAGGGCGGGGTCGGCGAAGGTGCGCAGAAGTCGGCCGGCATCGTGCAGGCGGTGAAATCGACCCCCGGCGCCATCGGGTACGTGGAGAAGGGCTTCGCCGACCAGAGCGGTTTGCCCTATGCGCGTATCGACAGCGGCAGAGGCGGGGTCGCGCTGACAGACGACGCCGCGCGCAAGGCGATCGACGGCGCAACGTTCGCCGGCGACGGGGATGACCTGAAATTGGATCTGAAATCGATCTACAGCACCACGGTGGCGGGCGCCTATCCGCTGGTGCTGGCTACCTACGAGATCGTCTGCTCCGACGGGTATGACGCTTCCACGAGCGCCGCGGTCAAGTCGTTCTTCACCATCGCCGCCGACAACGGTCAGGGCGGCCTGTCCGCCGCCGGATACGTGCCGTTGCCCGACAAATTCAAGCAGCGCCTGCTCGCCGCGATCAGGGCGATCCAGTGA
- the pstC gene encoding phosphate ABC transporter permease subunit PstC, with protein sequence MPWGTTAPHRGERLYRRVSAGSGVLIVVLVSAIGLFLLWRAIPALARDKENFFTYGGNWVTTNTSAMHFGIFDLVQVTVCVALFALVLAMPIALGIAIFLTQYSPRRMAGPLAYMVDLLAAVPSIIYGVWGLYVLAPQLRPVATWLNEHLGGVFLFATGNASVAGGGTVFTAGIVLAVMILPIITAVTREVFIQTPQNQVEAALALGATRWEVVKTTVLPFGRSGYISGAMLGLGRALGETVALLIILRGTQAAFGWSLFDGGYTFATKIAATASEFNNQYKAGAYIAAGLVLFLLTFVVNALARAGTRGRAGGDAR encoded by the coding sequence CTGCCGTGGGGGACGACCGCACCCCATCGCGGCGAGCGACTGTATCGCAGGGTGTCCGCCGGATCCGGTGTACTGATCGTCGTCCTGGTCAGCGCGATCGGCCTCTTTCTGCTGTGGCGCGCGATACCGGCGCTGGCCCGTGACAAGGAGAACTTCTTCACCTACGGCGGGAACTGGGTCACCACCAACACCTCGGCGATGCACTTCGGCATCTTCGACCTCGTTCAGGTCACCGTGTGCGTCGCGCTGTTCGCCCTTGTCCTCGCTATGCCAATTGCGTTGGGGATCGCCATCTTTCTCACGCAATACTCGCCACGCCGGATGGCCGGACCGCTGGCGTACATGGTCGATCTGCTCGCCGCGGTCCCGTCGATCATCTACGGCGTCTGGGGCCTCTACGTATTGGCGCCCCAGCTGCGGCCGGTCGCAACCTGGCTCAACGAGCACCTGGGCGGGGTGTTTCTGTTTGCGACCGGCAACGCGTCGGTGGCCGGGGGCGGCACCGTCTTCACCGCGGGGATTGTGCTGGCGGTGATGATCCTGCCGATCATCACAGCAGTGACCCGCGAGGTGTTCATCCAGACACCGCAGAACCAGGTCGAGGCCGCGCTGGCGCTCGGGGCGACTCGCTGGGAAGTGGTCAAGACCACGGTGCTGCCGTTCGGACGCTCCGGCTACATCAGCGGCGCGATGCTCGGCCTGGGTCGAGCCCTCGGTGAGACCGTCGCGTTGCTGATCATTCTGCGCGGCACCCAAGCGGCGTTCGGCTGGTCGCTGTTCGACGGCGGCTACACCTTCGCGACCAAGATCGCCGCCACCGCTTCGGAATTCAACAACCAGTACAAGGCGGGCGCCTACATAGCCGCCGGGCTGGTGCTGTTCCTGTTGACCTTTGTGGTCAACGCGCTGGCGCGCGCCGGCACGCGCGGGCGAGCCGGAGGCGACGCTCGATGA